In the Purpureocillium takamizusanense chromosome 5, complete sequence genome, one interval contains:
- the ARG3 gene encoding Ornithine carbamoyltransferase (COG:E~EggNog:ENOG503NVQB~BUSCO:EOG09263POH) — translation MVPTAFRVARGAANAFQKRSYSSQTLAPRHLMSIGDLQPSEFSSLVRNAAARKQAVKAGQAPTSLTTSLTGKTVAMMFSKRSTRTRVSTEAAVTILGGHPMFLGKDDIQLGVNESLYDTSVVISSMTSCMVARVGPHSDVTTLAQHSSVPVINALSDDFHPLQTIADFLTIHEAFPSSKGSDSGLGLNGLKAAWVGDSNNVLFDLAIGCVKMGVDISVASPKGYGIPDSMKQLILSAAKGVSSPGKLLETTVPEEAIKDADVLVTDTWISMGQESEKKKRLDAFAGYQITNDLAKRGGAKEGWKFMHCLPRHPEEVADEVFYSPRSLVFPEAENRLWAAVSALEGFVVNKGRL, via the exons ATGGTGCCCACGGCCTTTCGTGTCGCGCGAGGCGCCGCGAATGCCTTCCAAAAGCGCAGCTATTCATCGCAGACATTGGCCCCTAGGCATCTCATGTCCATCGGTGACCTGCAGCCGAGCGAATTCTCCAGCTTGGTGCGcaatgcggcggcgaggaaacaggccgtcaaggccggccaggcgCCGACATCGCTCACCACGTCGCTCACCGGCAAGACAGTTGCCATGATGTTCAGCAAGCGCAGCACGCGAACCCGAGTCTCGACCGAGGCTGCCGTGACTATACTCGGCGGGCACCCCATGTTCTTGGGAAAAGACGACATTCAGCTTGGC GTCAATGAGTCGCTATATGACACGTCTGTAGTCATCTCCTCAATGACCTCCTGCATGGTAGCTCGTGTCGGTCCTCATTCGGATGTCACGACCCTGGCCCAGCATTCCAGCGTGCCCGTCATCAACGCGCTTTCCGACGATTTCCACCCGCTTCAGACAATTGCCGATTTCCTCACCATCCACGAGGCGTTCCCCTCGTCAAAGGGCTCCGATTCCGGCCTCGGCCTAAACGGCTTGAAGGCTGCGTGGGTCGGGGATTCAAATAATGTGCTTTTCGACCTTGCCATAGGATGCGTCAAGATGGGCGTGGACATTTCTGTCGCCTCTCCTAAAGGCTACGGCATCCCAGATTCCATGAAGCAGCTCATCCTGTCTGCTGCCAAAGGTGTCTCATCGCCCGGCAAGCTACTGGAAACCACGGTACCAGAGGAAGCTATCAAGGATGCCGATGTACTGGTCACCGATACGTGGATCTCGATGGGCCAGGAgagcgagaagaagaagcgtcTCGATGCCTTTGCCGGATACCAGATCACCAACGACTTGGCTAagcggggcggcgccaaggaAGGATGGAAGTTCATGCACTGCCTTCCGCGGCACCCGGAGGAGGTTGCAGATGAGGTTTTCTACAGTCCGAGGTCACTGGTATTTCCTGAAGCAGAGAACCGGCTCTGGGCTGCAGTTT CTGCTCTCGAGGGCTTTGTTGTGAACAAGGGACGGCTTTAG
- the SYR1_3 gene encoding Arginine--tRNA ligase (COG:J~EggNog:ENOG503NVK0) produces MPASHACRPLLALPLRSALGAGTLSTYLGRPRQFLPPRQPSSRLFFLPLLLPHHRQTHRPRTFANMVADASFDNLARQFEHLPLIDRFDNCYPDINPVDIYRSHITSILHDITGVDPKIIYNALQWTATLEKGDLMLAIPALRVKGKPDDLGKQWLDKWPESPLVEKPVQSGPFIPFFFKAGPLAKTVIPMALSHRTDFGTNNSVGLRDQNDASKGRQRMIVEFSSPNIAKPFHAGHLRSTIIGGFLANLYKSAGYDVVAINYLGDWGKQYGVLALGFEKYGNEAELEQDPINHLFQVYVKISRDVKDEKDLADKLKAEGKEDEANKIIDEGLDEQARKYFKKMTQGDEEALALWRRFRDFSIERYKKTYARLNIHFDEYSGESKVSEDDMHKAADKMKEMGLAEEHDGALLIDFVKNIPGKEGKQLGKAILRKKDGTALYLTRDISELLNREKKYHFDRMIYVIASEQDLHVKQFFKVVGMMGHKDIADKCQHINFGLVLGMSTRKGTVKFLDDILRDVGDHMHETMRKNEEKYSQVADPAKTADILGISSVMVQDMLGKRINNYTFNLQRMTSFEGDTGPYLQYAHARLCSITRKAGLSADDIATADLSHLTEPMAVNLIRVVCQWPDVVSNTLKTLEPTTILTYLFKMTHILSTSYSHLRIVGSEPEVMKARMALYDSARVVLHNGMVLLGLTPLDRM; encoded by the exons ATGCCGGCGTCGCACGCCTgccggccgctgctcgcgctTCCCCTTCGTTCTGCACTGGGTGCTGGCACCTTGTCCACTTATCTCGGGCGCCCCCGCCAATTTTTACCACCCCGCCAACCCTCCTCAaggctcttcttcctccctctaCTACTACCCCACCATCGTCAGACTCACCGTCCGAGGACTTTTGCCAACATGGTGGCCGACGCGTCCTTTGACAATCTCGCCCGTCAGTTTGAGCACTTGCCGCTCATTGACCGGTTCGACAATTGTTACCCCGACATCAACCCCGTCGACATCTACCGCTCGCACATCACGAGCATCCTCCACGACATCACGGGCGTCGATCCCAAGATCATCTACAATGCCCTGCAATGGACCGCCACGCTGGAAAAGGGAGATTTGATGCTCGCCATCCCGGCGCTTCgcgtcaagggcaagccTGATGACTTGGGCAAGCAATGGCTGGACAAG TGGCCCGAGTCGCCTCTCGTCGAGAAGCCCGTGCAGAGCGGCCCATTCATCCCATTCTTCTTCAAGGCCGGGCCGCTTGCCAAGACAGTCATTCCCATGGCGCTGTCCCACCGAACCGACTTTGGCACCAACAACTCTGTTGGACTTCGGGACCAGAACGACGCCTCCAAGGGTCGCCAGCGCATGATCGTCGAGTTCTCGAGCCCCAACATCGCAAAGCCCTTCCACGCCGGCCACTTGCGAAGCACAATCATCGGTGGCTTCTTGGCCAACCTCTACAAGAGCGCCGGCTACGATGTTGTTGCCATCAACTACCTCGGCGACTGGGGCAAGCAGTACGGCGTCCTGGCCTTGGGCTTTGAGAAGTACGGcaacgaggccgagctcgagcaggACCCCATCAACCACCTGTTCCAGGTGTACGTAAAGATCAGCCGGGATGTCAAGGACGAGAAGGACCTTGcggacaagctcaaggccgaagGCAAGGAGGACGAAGCCAATAAGATCATCGACGAAGGCCTGGACGAGCAAGCTCGCAAGTACTTCAAGAAGATGAcccagggcgacgaagaggcctTGGCCCTGTGGCGACGATTCCGCGACTTCAGTATCGAGCGATACAAGAAGACTTATGCCCGTCTCAACATTCACTTCGACGAGTACTCGGGCGAGAGCAAGGTGTCTGAGGACGATATGCACAAGGCTGCCGATAAAATGAAGGAGATGGGACTAGCTGAGGAGCATGACGGCGCGCTTCTCATTGACTTTGTCAAGAACATCCCTGGCAAGGAGGGCAAGCAACTCGGCAAGGCCATTCTGCGGAAGAAGGATGGCACTGCACT ATACTTGACACGAGACATTTCCGAGCTCTTGAACCGCGAGAAGAAGTACCACTTCGACCGCATGATTTATGTCATCGCGTCGGAGCAGGACCTTCACGTCAAGCAATTCTTCAAG GTTGTTGGCATGATGGGCCATAAGGACATTGCCGACAAGTGCCAACACATCAACTTTGGCCTTGTGCTGGGCATGAGCACCAGGAAAG GCACCGTCAAGTTCCTCGAT GACATTCTCCGTGACGTCGGCGACCACATGCACGAGACCATGAGGAAGAACGAGGAGAAGTACTCACAAGTTGCTGATCCCGCAAAGACTGCTGACATTCTGGGCATCTCTTC TGTCATGGTTCAAGACATGTTAGGCAAACG AATCAACAACTACACCTTCAATCTGCAGAGGATGACTAGCTTCGAGGGCGACACTGGCCCG TATCTCCAATACGCTCACGCCCGACTTTGCTCCATCACACGCAAGGCTGGACTCAGCGCGGACGACATCGCGACCGCCGATCTCTCTCATCTCACTGAGCCCATGGCGGTCAACCTCATCCGGGTCGTGTGCCAGTGGCCGGATGTCGTCTCAAACACGCTCAAGACTCTGGaacccaccaccatcctcac ATATCTCTTCAAGATGACGCACATCTTGAGCACCAGCTACAGCCATCTCCGCATCGTAGGCAGCGAGCCCGAGGTCATGAAGGCCCGCATGGCCCTCTACGACTCCGCTAGGGTGGTTCTGCACAACGGCATGGTCCTGCTGGGTCTGACGCCGCTCGACCGGATGTGA
- a CDS encoding uncharacterized protein (COG:S~TransMembrane:1 (i65-85o)~EggNog:ENOG503NYP9), translating into MSDTERSPLLAREHDDQAPNESSPLLSNHHEPEHDGDSNDQRRNSSSSATKAHHSTKRKWRWPSLIAILVLAASVIVIIVLGFIVPPAVKQYAETAAVLEPTSLSLESLTADGVRARIQANFRLDGARVTDDNARRIGRLATGIMRHLGTEETRLYVRLPNYDNALLGSAIVPPLSLDLVDGHNNELDFVADVTPGDAELMRKIVNEWLDGKLDQLKVNGAASLSLKSGFLPLGTHDVVETMVFEAKEIPSIPEYKIQNLVFHDVPLGDGSGMGVGANVSITAHNDYPIGLDVPSLAFEVLVPNCNPSEPNIKVASAVTSIIHIRPKSDVTAEAEGVIRELPETLTRACPDTELSPLDNFMKHYLHGEDARVFVRGKASEQSDLPEWVGELLESITVPVEFPGRNFGNFIRNFSLTDVDFKMPSPFADPSDPSGKPRVSGTVQVLAGLPAELNINIEVDSLRANGDLIYEDQKFGELNLDQWQKANSSIASGSGNDEDIITITSHIADAPIDITDGDIFGDLMQKLLFGDEDIILDVKSSVDVRVATVLGKLVLKGVPAQGKVPVKHIPGDTVSALDPHISDVRIMNTSTSGVNLQAKIALTNPTPYTATVPYINVHIMKHGFMIGEAIARDVDFQLGDNADIGVSATWDPKAFSGSHGQEVSRRLLSEYLSGKNTTLEIRTHRGTIPTMPIIGEALSKINITVNTPRVKLPGDDGGGGNSHGFIRDAVFHILSSTAAFTLASPLRHNTVHIERINATAFYNHTEPVGQIVHDEPFDAPPGLSQTPRLPVTWSTSSVGFEKLKDALGGSLKLDAVADVTLRVGNWIQEVKYEGKGIGARVSL; encoded by the exons ATGTCTGACACTGAACGATCGCCGCTCCTCGCGCGGGAGCACGACGACCAAGCCCCGAACGAGTCCTCGCCTCTCCTCTCCAACCACCATGAACCAGAGCACGATGGCGACAGCAACGACCAGCGCCGCAACTCGTCGTCAAGCGCAACCAAGGCGCACCACAGCACCAAGCGCAAGTGGAGGTGGCCGTCCCTCATCGCCATCCTGGTCCTAGCAGCATctgtcatcgtcatcatcgttCTTGGATTTATCGTTCCGCCTGCCGTAAAGCAATACGCAGAAACCGCTGCGGTCCTAGAGCCCACGAGCTTGTCGCTCGAGTCTctgacggccgacggcgtgcggGCCCGCATTCAAGCCAACTTCCGTCTGGATGGGGCGCGCGTCACCGACGACAATGCCCGCCGGATAGGCAGGCTCGCCACGGGAATCATGAGGCATCTTGGCACGGAGGAAACGAGGCTCTATGTGCGCCTCCCCAACTACGACAACGCTCTCCTCGGCTCAGCCATTGTGCCGCCTCTCTCCCTGGATCTCGTGGACGGCCACAACAACGAACTGGATTTCGTGGCCGATGTCACGCCTGGTGATGCTGAACTCATGCGCAAAATTGTCAATGAGTGGCTTGATGGCAAGCTTGACCAACTCAAGGTCaacggggcggcgtcgctaAGCCTCAAGTCCGGGTTCTTGCCTCTGGGCACACACGACGTGGTGGAGACAATGGTTTTCGAAG CCAAGGAAATTCCTTCTATTCCCGAGTATAAGATTCAAAACCTGGTGTTCCACGACGTCCCTCTTGGCGACGGGAGTGGCATGGGCGTCGGTGCCAATGTGTCCATCACCGCACACAACGACTATCCTATTGGCCTTGATGTCCCTTCGCTGGCCTTTGAGGTTCTCGTCCCTAATTGCAACCCTTCAGAGCCCAACATCAAGGTTGCGTCTGCAGTCACGAGCATCATCCATATTCGGCCAAAGTCAGACGtcacggccgaggccgaaggCGTCATtcgcgagctgcccgagaCCCTGACACGGGCCTGCCCTGACACGGAGCTCTCTCCACTGGACAACTTCATGAAGCACTACCTGCATGGAGAAGACGCTCGAGTGTTTGTGCGTGGGAAGGCGTCGGAGCAATCTGATCTCCCTGAGTGGGTCGGGGAGCTCCTGGAGAGCATCACTGTCCCGGTCGAATTTCCGGGCCGTAATTTCGGTAATTTCATTCGCAACTTCTCCCTCACCGATGTCGACTTCAAGATGCCGAGCCCCTTTGCGGACCCCAGTGACCCCAGCGGCAAGCCCCGTGTGTCGGGCACGGTCCAGGTCCTGGCGGGCCTCCCAGCCGAGCTGAACATCAACATCGAGGTCGACAGTCTGAGAGCAAACGGCGATCTCATCTATGAAGATCAGAAATTTGGCGAATTGAACCTTGACCAATGGCAAAAGGCAAACTCGAGCATCGCCTCCGGTTCCGGCAATGACGAAGATATCATCACCATCACATCCCACATCGCCGACGCACCTATCGATATCACGGACGGCGATATCTTCGGCGATTTGATGCAGAAGCTCCTATTTGGCGACGAAGATATCATCCTTGATGTCAAATCGTCTGTTGACGTCAGAGTAGCGACGGTGCTCGGGAAACTGGTTCTGAAAGGCGTCCCTGCGCAAGGGAAAGTCCCAGTAAAAC ACATTCCCGGGGACACCGTCTCGGCTCTTGATCCGCACATCAGCGACGTACGAATCATGAACACATCAACATCAGGTGTAAATCTGCAAGCAAAGATTGCTTTGACAAATCCTACGCCTTACACGGCTACAGTACCTTATATCAACGTTCATATTATGAAGCACGGATTTATGATTGGAGAGGCGATTGCAAGGGATGTTGACTTCCAGCTTGGGGACAACGCAGATATAGGCGTCAGCGCGACGTGGGACCCCAAGGCCTTTAGCGGCAGTCACGGGCAGGAAGTGAGCCGTCGACTGTTGTCAGAATACCTCTCTGGGAAGAACACTACTCTGGAGATCAGAACGCATCGCGGTACTATCCCGACAATGcccatcatcggcgaggCGTTGTCCAAGATCAACATCACGGTCAACACCCCTCGCGTGAAGCTTCcaggggacgacggcggcggtggcaacAGCCATGGATTCATCCGCGACGCCGTGTTCCACATCTTATCATCGACCGCGGCCTTCACGCTCGCGTCGCCCCTGCGCCACAACACGGTCCACATAGAGCGCATCAACGCGACGGCCTTTTACAACCACACTGAGCCGGTGGGCCAGATAGTCCACGACGAGCCCTTTGACGCCCCGCCGGGGTTGTCGCAGAcgccgcggctgcccgtCACGTGGTCCACGAGCAGCGTTGGCTTCGAGAAGCTTAAGGATGCCCTCGGAGGCTCGCTCAAGCTGGACGCCGTGGCGGACGTCACGTTGAGGGTGGGGAACTGGATACAGGAGGTGAAATACGAGGGGAAGGGGATTGGCGCGAGGGTTTCGCTCTGA
- a CDS encoding uncharacterized protein (EggNog:ENOG503NXEM~COG:A~BUSCO:EOG0926534P) has protein sequence MDAATIEETNRIRVSLGMKPLPVPGADTTQHDSSDASDSDGEPPASTLETRQAQAYDNYASHMEAEALKKKREERAAAIRKAREKAQRFAALEGHGLGEAEQGSELDAKSWLMGQKKRQKKIAKARQLEEELAAAEAAAAAAVQYTSKDLAGIKVAHDSSAFLEGNDQVLTLKDTTIDENEEEGDELENVDLRDQEKLSARLDLKKQRHGYNPNDDDDEERGILAQYDEEIDGKKTKKFTLDSDGAIAELSDILGQPAPKANKLQSVSLDDVLGDAPLSSDYLAPSEIKVKKPKKKKSKGSRQRQRDEDDSFPLEPVEAEENSMDIDNKDATSGTKRKATTDTFVDDDDLQASLALQRKSALKKRKKMRPEDLAKQLKEQTDEPLDESQNGGLVIGQTSEFVAGLTKRDEEEEKKPGRQRKDEAPESRADWLSHGDDEDHPMEEADNVDSRDGTATERRSEAPDDNPIEEEKAVGSGMGAALSLLRERGLVQEVGADGTHESLLRRQEFLRKKQELEEELDEKARQQRERDRSSGKLDRMSRADREEYARQQNAWRDHQHSRRVAELITATYKPNVQLKYTDEHGRSLDQKEAFKHLSHQFHGKGSGKGKTEKKLKQIDDEKRREAQSLFDANQGSAMNAATAQQLKKRREAGVRLG, from the exons ATGGACGCCGCGACTATCGAGGAGACGAACCGCATCCGCGTGTCGCTGGGCATGAAGCCGCTGCCAgtgcccggcgccgacactACGCAACATgacagcagcgacgcctccgacagcgacggcgagccccCGGCGAGCACGCTGGAGACCCGGCAGGCCCAGGCGTACGACAACTACGCCAGCCACATGGAAGCTGAGGCTCTGAAAAAGAAACGGGAGGAGCGCGCGGCTGCCATTCGCAAGGCCCGCGAGAAGGCCCAGCGCTTTGCCGCCCTCGAAGGCCACGGGCTAGGCGAAGCTGAGCAGGGCAGTGAGCTCGACGCCAAATCATGGCTCATGGGCCAGAAGAAGCGCCAAAAGAAAATCGCAAAGGCTcggcagctcgaggaggagttggcggccgcggaagctgccgccgccgccgctgtccaGTACACCTCCAAGGATCTTGCCGGTATCAAGGTCGCTCACGACTCCTCGGCCTTCCTCGAAGGAAACGACCAGGTCCTCACCCTCAAGGATACTACGATAGACGAGAATGAGGAAGAGGGTGATGAGCTAGAAAACGTGGATCTCCGGGACCAGGAAAAACTATCAGCTCGGTTGGACCTCAAGAAGCAGCGCCACGGCTACAATCCtaatgacgacgacgatgaggaaaGGGGCATCCTCGCTCAGTATGATGAGGAGATTGATGGAAAAAAGACCAAAAAATTTACGTTGGATTCTGATGGCGCCATTGCCGAGCTGTCAGATATACTGGGGCAGCCGGCACCAAAGGCCAACAAGTTGCAAAGTGTCAGCCTGGACGATGTTCTTG GCGACGCCCCCTTATCCTCTGACTACTTGGCACCATCAGAAATCAAGGTCAAGAAACCCAAGAAGAAAAAGTCCAAGGGCTCACGGCAACGACAACGTGATGAGGACGACTCCTTCCCTTTGGAACCGGTGGAAGCTGAAGAGAACTCTATGGACATCGACAACAAGGATGCCACGAGTGGTACCAAACGCAAAGCGACGACAGACACGTttgttgacgatgatgatcTTCAAGCCTCTTTAGCCCTGCAGCGGAAGTCTGCGCTGAAGAAACGCAAGAAGATGCGGCCAGAGGATCTCGCCAAACAGTTAAAGGAGCAAACAGACGAGCCATTGGACGAGAGTCAGAATGGCGGATTGGTAATCGGGCAGACCTCCGAGTTTGTCGCGGGACTCACCAAGCgtgatgaggaggaagaaaagAAGCCCGGGCGACAGAGGAAGGACGAGGCTCCAGAGAGCAGGGCTGATTGGCTAAgccatggtgatgatgaagaccACCCAATGGAGGAAGCGGACAACGTCGACAGCCGTGACGGAACGGCAACGGAAAGGAGATCGGAAGCTCCCGACGACAACCCTATTGAAGAGGAGAAAGCAGTCGGAAGTGGCATGGGAGCGGctctgtcgctgctgcgggagcGAGGCTTAGTTCAAGAGGTAGGGGCAGACGGCACGCACGAGAGCCTTCTCCGACGCCAGGAGTTCTTGAGGAAAAAGCAAGAGCTGGAAGAGGAGCTGGATGAAAaggcgcggcagcagagAGAGCGGGACCGATCAAGTGGCAAGTTGGACCGCATGTCGCGCGCTGACCGGGAGGAGTATGCCCGCCAGCAGAATGCCTGGCGTGATCACCAGCACTCGCGGCGCGTCGCGGAGCTCATCACGGCGACGTACAAGCCCAACGTGCAGCTCAAGTACACGGACGAGCACGGCCGCAGCCTGGACCAGAAGGAAGCGTTCAAGCACCTGAGCCACCAGTTCCACGGcaagggcagcggcaagggcaagacggagaagaagctcaagcAGATTGACGACGAGAAGCGGCGCGAGGCTCAGAGCCTGTTTGACGCGAACCAGGGCAGCGCCATGAACGCCGCGACGGCACAGCAGCTGAAGAAGCGGAGGGAGGCGGGTGTCCGACTTGGGTaa
- a CDS encoding Glucan 1,4-alpha-glucosidase (EggNog:ENOG503NVQU~COG:G~CAZy:GH15~CAZy:CBM20), with amino-acid sequence MRPACWLFPNLIYKRHTMEVLDQDFPGLSVNDTASLVKPIMHFLSAALLFGSVAAQTVLGGRVGAANRRPLLLKRSVDSFIAAETPIALEQLLCNIGPDGCNARGVASGAVIASPSMQDPDCKTLPPHPSMSSHLAAQQSRVSPSKIRRRARADVTHALDFYTWTRDSALVFKAIVDRFTTAYDAGLQRRIQEYIASQAKLQGISDPSGPLSDGQGLGEPKYNADLTAFTGSWGRPQRDGPALRAVAMITYANWLVQNGYSSTAATVVWPVVQNDLNYVAQYWNHTGFDLWEEVNGSSFFTVANQYRALVDGSKLAATLGQPAASYAAVAPQILCFLQTFWDSSGGYARANINVNNGRTGKDANTILASIHAFDPKLGCDAATFQPCSDRALANHKATVDSFRAHYKINAISKGGKAAAVGRYVEDVYYNGNPWYLTTLAAAEQLYDAVFVWRSAGSVTVTDTSLAFFQDLDLGPPGVAKGTYYARGASADDDITFASIVEAVSAYADGFVDVVATYAAANGSLAEQFSRDDGGPLSARDLTWSYAAFLTAAARRAGVLPPSWADDKATSVPGTCSATSVVGSYSSATATSFPPSQTPSTGVPPSSSTSTTTSSCQVATSVAVTFKELATTKYGQTIKIVGDTSALGNWDTSKAVALEAAEYTSGNPLWKGSVTLPAGQVVEYKYINVNPDGSVTWEKDPNHTYTVPKSCATSAIQSDKWQA; translated from the exons ATGCGCCCCGCATGCTGGCTGTTTCCTAATCTTATATATAAAAGACACACCATGGAGGTGCTCGACCAGGACTTCCCCGGCCTGTCCGTCAACGACACGGCGTCTCTCGTGAAGCCCATCATGCActtcctctccgccgccctgctcttcggctccgtcgccgcccagaccGTCCTCGGAGgacgcgtcggcgccgccaacagACGGCCCCTTTTGCTGAAGCGCTCCGTCGACtccttcatcgccgcggAGACCCCCATCGCCCTGGAGCAGCTGCTCTGCAACATCGGGCCCGACGGCTGCAACGCCCGGGGGGTCGCCTCTGGTGCCGTCATTGCCTCTCCCAGCATGCAGGACCCCGACTGTAAAACGCTgcccccccatccatccatgtccTCTCACCTTGCGGCACAGCAGAGCCGCGTCTCCCCTTCCAAGATAAGACGTCGGGCCAGAGCTGACGTTACCCATGCACTAGACTTTTACACATGGACCCGGGACAGCGCCCTGGTGTtcaaggccatcgtcgacagGTTCACCACCGCGTACGATGCCGGTCTGCAGCGTCGCATCCAAGAGTACATCGCCTCCCAGGCGAAGCTCCAGGGCATCTCGGACCCCTCGGGGCCGCTGTCTGACGGCCAAGGGCTCGGGGAGCCCAAGTATAACGCGGACCTGACTGCCTTTACGGGTTCATGGG GTCGGCCTCAGCGGGACGGCCCAGCCCTGCGAGCTGTCGCCATGATCACGTACGCCAACTGGCTCGTGCAAAACGGCTACTCCTCCACGGCGGCTACGGTCGTCTGGCCGGTCGTCCAGAACGACCTCAACTACGTTGCGCAGTATTG GAACCATACTGGCTTCGACTTGTGGGAGGAAGTCAACGGCAGCTCATTCTTCACCGTCGCCAACCAGTACAGAG CACTCGTCGATGGCAGCAAGCTAGCAGCCACCCTCGGACAGCCCGCCGCGTCGTACGCCGCGGTCGCGCCACAGATTCTGTGCTTCCTCCAGACCTTCTGGGACTCATCTGGCGGCTACGCCCGGGCAAACA tcaACGTCAACAACGGACGCAccggcaaggacgccaacACCATCCTGGCGTCCATCCACGCCTTCGACCCGAAGCTGggctgcgacgccgccaccttcCAGCCCTGCAGCGACAGGGCCCTCGCCAACCACAAGGCCACCGTCGACTCCTTCCGGGCGCACTACAAGATCAACGCCATCAGCAAGGggggcaaggccgccgccgtgggccgctacgtcgaggacgtctaCTACAATGGCAACCCGTGGTACCTcaccaccctcgccgccgccgagcagctctACGACGCCGTGTTCGTCTGGCGGAGCGCCGGCTCCGTCACCGTGACGGACACGTCGCTCGCCTTCTTCCAGGACCTGGACCTGGGCCCCCCCGGGGTGGCCAAGGGCACGTACTACGCGCGGggcgcctccgccgacgacgacatcacctttgccagcatcgtcgaggccgtgtCCGCCTACgccgacggcttcgtcgacgtcgtcgccacgtacgccgccgccaacgggtcgctcgccgagcagTTCTCccgggacgacggcggcccccTGTCCGCGCGCGACCTCACGTGGTCATACGCCGCCTtcctcacggccgccgctcgccgagcCGGCGTcctgccgccgtcttgggcaGATGACAAGGCCACGTCCGTTCCGGGCACGTGCTCCGCCACGTCGGTCGTGGGATCCTACTCGAGTgccacggccacgtcgtTTCCCCCGTCCCAGACACCCTCGACGGGCGTGCCACCCTCTTCCTCCACGTCGACCACAACGTCCTCATGCCAGGTAGCCACGTCGGTCGCCGTGACGTTCAAGGAGCTTGCGACGACAAAGTACGGACAGACAATCAAGATTGTGGGCGACACCAGCGCCCTGGGCAACTGGGATACTAGCAAGGCGGTGGccctcgaggctgccgagTACACGTCGGGTAACCCTCTGTGGAAGGGATCCGTGACGCtcccggccggccaggtcGTCGAGTACAAGTATATCAACGTGAATCCCGACGGCTCGGTAACCTGGGAGAAGGATCCAAATCACACCTACACGGTCCCAAAGTCCTGCGCCACGAGCGCCATCCAGTCCGACAAGTGGCAGGCTTAG